GCCACCAGGGCGCCGACGATCGCGCACACCAAGCCGTAGCCGGTCGCGGCGCACAGGGCGGTGAGCCTGGCCCGGGCCGGGCCGACCACGGTGGCTATGATCGCCGCCGATTCCGCGGGCTCCGCGCTGAGCATCGACCTGGTCAGCCAGGCCGTGACCGGCACCAGAAAGGCCGCGCTGTAGGCGTATGCGTCCGGGGCGGTGTCGCCGCCGGCCGAGTCGATGGCGAGCGCGATGCCGTAAAGCAGCGCGGGGCCCAGCCAGCGCTGCGATCCAGCGAACAGCGTGGCGTAGTAGCGCACCACTGCGAAGGTCCGGGTGTTCACTCGGCGCTCCCCTCGGCCATACGCACGGTCCTGACATGCGTCGTCGGGTACTGCGTCAGAAGCTCGCGCAGCAGCCGGTCGGAGTGCTCGGCCGCGATGCTGACGCGCACCGCGCCGTCCGCCAACGGTCGCGCACGTCCGGGAAGCGGCCATGGCTCCGGCGCGCCTTCGAGGTCGATCAGGGCCGTGGGCACGGCGAAATCGGCCGCGGCGGCCGACTGCAACGAGCCGTCGCGCACCAGGTAGGCGGCAGTGGCGTCCTCGGCCAGCCGCTGCGCGTCGTGGTCCACGTAGACGACGATCCCGCCGCCGTCGCGCACCGTGCGGGCGACATCGTCGAGCTCTCCTTGGCCGGCCGCGTCCAGGCTCGTCCACGCCTCGTCCAGGATCAACAGCTCCGGCTCACCGAGCAGCGCCTGGACTATGGCGACCTTCTGCGCCGTGCCGCGGGACAAGTCCCCGATCCGGTGCTTGCGGTAGCCCCACGCCTCGAAGCGCTCCAGGCCGGCCTGCAACCGCTGCTCGGCCTCGGACTCGCTCAGGCCCTGTATTCGGCCCAGGTGCAGCAGATAGTCCTGCACCCTGAACGGGACCGCGGGCAGCTGCCCGGGCACGTAGGCGGCCCGGGCCGGTCGGCCGGTCACGCTGCCGCGGCCGGGTCGGTGCACCCCGGCCGCGATCCGCATCAGCGTGGACTTGCCGCTTCCGTTGTAGCCGCCGATCCGCGTGAGCGAACCGGGTTCCAGTTCGAGGCGCACGTTATCGAGCACCCAGGGCGCACGTTGGCTGTAGCGGTACCCCACACCGTTGAGCAGCATGCGCCCACAATAGCCGCCCGCGTCGGACGGGGCCGTCAGACCGAGAGGTCCTCGAGCATCTCCGTGACCAGAGCGGCGATCGGCGAACGCTCC
This genomic window from Actinospica robiniae DSM 44927 contains:
- a CDS encoding ATP-binding cassette domain-containing protein, giving the protein MLLNGVGYRYSQRAPWVLDNVRLELEPGSLTRIGGYNGSGKSTLMRIAAGVHRPGRGSVTGRPARAAYVPGQLPAVPFRVQDYLLHLGRIQGLSESEAEQRLQAGLERFEAWGYRKHRIGDLSRGTAQKVAIVQALLGEPELLILDEAWTSLDAAGQGELDDVARTVRDGGGIVVYVDHDAQRLAEDATAAYLVRDGSLQSAAAADFAVPTALIDLEGAPEPWPLPGRARPLADGAVRVSIAAEHSDRLLRELLTQYPTTHVRTVRMAEGSAE